One window of Pectobacterium carotovorum genomic DNA carries:
- a CDS encoding virulence factor, giving the protein MKRLTPKQLSTRLHGQLQAVAQGVEQAIDWVESTRQNAPRLDIEADRLIVKLRRNHNKAQHLSDVAQKEIAIGFFGLSQAGKSYLIASLAGGENGKLETAFEGQQLDFIDHINPSDRATALVTRFSRQSGVKNKSFPVQLQLLSELDIGKIMANAFLNDLNQETTFEELDERHIAEHIKTLLMHRQPEPVEGMSRDEVVELWDYLARHDVKRQKQLEAHFWPVAIELAPYLTVDDRAQLFSVLWGELNSLTTTYRHFSHTLQHLAGTRKLLAPLRILVDDELNPADGLIDGSALERLHSADDPGVLVRPVQNGRAGKTTELSLAELTMLTAELLIPLHLPPKEALFEQVDVLDFPGFGEIRETQDEPSVKRQNTQHPLAHTLLRAKRAYLLERYTDNQEMNVLMVCSAAGNRADVKVVGKALDHWVKQTQGENAQVRSHRKPGLIWAVTRHDRRITHGKNYDAAVQRYVGNPGDAWGTMLAMDKRGVARMATWLGAEVHREVKLGRIGEQLSELQRELSDNLLGNWYLPVDVDDPAEKQRIAETLLKSLQTRTGVHGELLERLLPSRDELRRLYLQQKGASYGGFHADAEDLSAPSVNSDPFGIGIEIDLFADEPIAIDQPAPPMLTIDHSYEADYAHGVYRYWINYLRGLPENAPLLDLLNVPKATIEMLVEELITGSIRLRIEEALVDMLVDGEQLGINRENKADRQVSRVLTILGDFVAWLGFQQLDESLRPASRINRGHKIFAKPEKQTVSFGASQRLTKLSLTPTNNTAFYIYDWLVGLNEMIIQNAGYSAAREVSAEQREQLGTILALIKPAEK; this is encoded by the coding sequence ATGAAACGATTAACGCCCAAACAGCTCTCTACACGACTTCACGGCCAGCTACAGGCCGTCGCGCAAGGTGTTGAACAGGCCATCGACTGGGTTGAAAGTACCCGCCAGAACGCCCCGCGTCTGGATATCGAAGCCGACCGTCTGATCGTCAAACTGCGCCGTAATCACAATAAAGCGCAGCACCTGTCCGACGTGGCGCAGAAAGAGATCGCCATCGGCTTTTTTGGCCTGTCTCAGGCGGGGAAATCCTATCTGATCGCATCGCTGGCCGGGGGCGAAAACGGCAAGCTGGAAACCGCTTTTGAAGGGCAACAGCTGGATTTTATCGATCACATTAATCCGTCCGATCGCGCAACCGCGCTCGTCACGCGCTTTAGCCGGCAGTCGGGCGTGAAGAACAAATCATTTCCCGTTCAGCTGCAACTGCTCAGCGAACTGGATATCGGCAAGATCATGGCCAACGCGTTTTTAAACGATCTCAATCAAGAGACCACGTTTGAAGAGTTGGACGAGCGCCATATTGCCGAACACATTAAAACGCTGTTGATGCACCGTCAGCCAGAACCCGTTGAAGGGATGAGCCGCGATGAAGTCGTCGAACTCTGGGACTATCTCGCGCGTCACGATGTTAAACGGCAAAAACAGCTGGAAGCCCATTTCTGGCCAGTTGCGATTGAATTAGCGCCTTATCTCACCGTTGACGATCGCGCCCAACTCTTTTCCGTACTATGGGGCGAGCTGAATTCGCTGACCACCACCTATCGTCATTTCAGCCACACGCTGCAACATCTGGCCGGTACGCGTAAGCTGTTAGCGCCGCTGCGGATACTGGTGGATGATGAGTTAAATCCGGCAGACGGTCTGATCGACGGTTCTGCGCTGGAACGCTTGCACAGCGCCGACGATCCCGGCGTGCTGGTGCGGCCGGTTCAGAATGGCCGTGCAGGGAAAACGACGGAGCTTTCGCTGGCTGAGTTAACGATGCTGACGGCGGAGCTGCTTATCCCGCTGCATTTGCCGCCTAAGGAAGCGCTGTTCGAGCAGGTTGATGTGCTGGATTTCCCCGGTTTTGGTGAGATCCGTGAAACGCAGGATGAACCATCAGTAAAACGTCAAAATACACAGCATCCACTGGCGCACACGCTATTGCGGGCGAAACGCGCCTATCTGCTGGAGCGCTATACCGATAATCAGGAAATGAACGTACTGATGGTATGCAGCGCAGCAGGCAACCGCGCCGACGTTAAAGTGGTCGGCAAGGCGCTGGATCATTGGGTTAAACAAACGCAGGGCGAAAATGCGCAGGTTCGTAGTCACCGTAAACCGGGGTTGATTTGGGCGGTTACCCGCCACGATCGACGTATTACGCACGGGAAAAACTATGATGCCGCAGTACAGCGCTATGTGGGTAATCCGGGCGACGCTTGGGGAACGATGCTAGCGATGGATAAACGCGGTGTAGCACGCATGGCAACGTGGCTGGGCGCGGAAGTGCACCGGGAAGTAAAACTAGGACGCATTGGCGAACAGCTTAGCGAGCTTCAACGTGAACTCAGCGATAACCTGCTGGGCAACTGGTATCTACCCGTTGATGTTGACGATCCGGCAGAAAAACAGCGCATCGCAGAGACCTTGCTCAAATCGCTCCAGACCCGCACCGGCGTGCACGGAGAGCTGCTGGAACGGCTTCTACCTTCGCGTGATGAGCTGCGCCGTTTATATCTGCAACAGAAAGGGGCAAGCTATGGCGGTTTCCACGCCGATGCCGAAGACCTTTCTGCCCCGTCGGTCAATAGCGATCCTTTTGGTATCGGGATCGAAATCGATCTGTTTGCCGATGAACCGATCGCGATCGATCAGCCTGCACCACCGATGTTGACGATCGACCACAGTTATGAGGCAGATTACGCACACGGCGTTTATCGTTACTGGATTAACTATCTACGTGGCCTGCCGGAAAATGCCCCACTTCTCGATTTGCTAAACGTGCCGAAAGCGACGATCGAGATGCTGGTCGAAGAATTGATTACCGGCAGCATCCGTTTGCGGATCGAAGAGGCGCTGGTCGATATGCTAGTCGATGGTGAACAACTGGGCATCAACCGCGAGAATAAAGCTGACCGTCAGGTTTCGCGTGTGCTAACCATTCTCGGTGACTTCGTTGCCTGGCTCGGCTTCCAGCAGCTTGATGAATCCTTGCGCCCTGCCAGCCGCATTAATCGTGGTCATAAAATTTTCGCTAAACCCGAAAAACAGACGGTCAGCTTTGGGGCTTCACAGCGCTTAACCAAGCTATCGCTGACGCCCACCAACAACACGGCGTTTTATATCTATGACTGGCTGGTTGGCCTGAATGAGATGATTATCCAGAATGCAGGTTACTCCGCTGCACGAGAAGTCAGCGCGGAACAGCGCGAACAGCTGGGCACCATTCTGGCGTTGATTAAACCCGCTGAGAAATAG
- the add gene encoding adenosine deaminase produces MIDLLLPLTDIHRHLDGNIRVQSILELGHQYDVALPAHDLETLRPHVQVTKNEPDLVSFLQKLDWGVAVLGSLDACRRVAYENVEDAVKAGLDYAELRFSPYYMAMNHKLPVAGVVEAVIDGITAGCRDFGTDIRLIGIMSRTFGTEACQQELDALLSQRDHIVAIDLAGNELGHPGALFVSHFRQARDAGWHITVHAGEAAGPESIWQAINHLGAERIGHGVTAIIDPRLMTHMAEHGIGIESCLTSNIQTSTVESLDKHPLIHFLRYDIPATINTDDPAVQGIEIRHEYEVAAPLAGLTVVETRKAQENGLNIAFISEQEKQQLREKVLRKRGAVE; encoded by the coding sequence ATGATTGATTTACTCCTACCATTAACGGATATACACCGCCATTTGGATGGTAATATCCGCGTTCAGAGTATTCTGGAGCTCGGACACCAGTACGATGTAGCATTACCTGCCCACGATCTTGAAACGCTTCGTCCTCACGTTCAGGTCACCAAGAATGAACCTGACCTTGTGAGCTTTTTACAAAAACTCGACTGGGGCGTGGCTGTGCTCGGTTCACTGGACGCCTGTCGTCGTGTCGCTTATGAGAACGTTGAAGATGCAGTGAAAGCCGGGTTAGATTACGCCGAACTGCGTTTCTCTCCCTATTATATGGCGATGAATCATAAACTTCCGGTTGCTGGCGTGGTGGAAGCGGTAATCGACGGCATTACTGCGGGTTGCCGTGATTTCGGTACCGACATCCGCCTGATTGGCATCATGAGCCGGACATTCGGCACTGAAGCCTGCCAGCAAGAGCTGGATGCCCTACTGTCCCAGCGTGACCACATCGTCGCAATCGATCTGGCTGGCAATGAGCTAGGGCATCCTGGCGCTCTATTCGTTTCCCACTTCCGACAGGCTCGTGATGCTGGTTGGCACATTACGGTTCACGCGGGTGAAGCAGCTGGGCCGGAAAGTATCTGGCAGGCGATCAATCATCTGGGCGCAGAGCGCATCGGACATGGCGTAACCGCCATTATCGATCCTCGCCTGATGACGCATATGGCTGAGCATGGAATCGGCATTGAATCCTGCCTGACCTCTAACATTCAAACCAGTACAGTGGAATCTCTGGATAAACATCCTCTGATCCACTTCCTGCGTTATGACATTCCCGCCACCATCAACACCGACGATCCTGCAGTTCAAGGTATCGAGATCCGTCATGAATATGAGGTCGCCGCACCACTTGCTGGCCTGACAGTGGTTGAAACCCGCAAAGCACAGGAAAACGGCCTGAACATTGCGTTTATCAGCGAGCAGGAAAAGCAGCAACTGCGTGAAAAGGTTCTGCGTAAACGCGGTGCCGTGGAGTAG